One genomic window of Halictus rubicundus isolate RS-2024b chromosome 12, iyHalRubi1_principal, whole genome shotgun sequence includes the following:
- the LOC143359481 gene encoding nose resistant to fluoxetine protein 6-like translates to MSSFRLFLVVDATGKYTWGLFSDNVFWVGSTDQCREMTAEFLERQNKGDHEHRGGDVPPFLVGITSVSFTLSPLHLELDKAEQTFRIILGLCLPDSCDVGDVRQLFLFARNLREHNSSSEIVVETVRNLSKGYSLWEDPIFYVLAIVFVVVVVFVCLGTFYDVSLRYRVLRSRRNVRDTGNTMMEMKTMQADQNVDNEITIAKLWSVKEHNGAMDVKTTKTAPKPLSEALLSFSLLLNLSKLCSLDVGDDTLAPIHGLRFISMLWIVLVHTCLTVNVVSEAKSFKSNAERDFFYQTISNGTYGVDTFFFMSGCLVSFLYLRTITKTAMQKMKLLRNNCGAFLQFLGMVSYRYFRLTPPYLIVIGLIEVSSSWYYNHTMLDLYTLDYENCRRFWWRNALYVNTYFDMDERCMVWSWYLANDTLFYIVGAIILIIGVRLLPVAALATAMILIVSWIVTATIALHTKHVPSIVDPFAHYESLYDKPWSRIGPYLLGMVAGWYLYKSNCSLKMPKAVAFACWIFSFFVMLSIVYGLYGNSYGPFMSAVYTALSHSGWAVAVGWVLIACVAGHGGIVNKILSWRFLYPLSRLSYCVYLVHPAIIRAVILKGESSLHLTLGLMGVLFFGFTIASYAVALVISLLFEAPMVSLLRIVHPLRAWNK, encoded by the exons ATGTCCTCT TTTCGATTGTTTTTAGTGGTCGACGCGACCGGCAAGTACACCTGGGGATTGTTCTCCGACAACGTGTTCTGGGTGGGCTCCACGGACCAATGTCGCGAGATGACCGCCGAATTTCTCGAACGGCAGAACAAAGGCGATCACGAACATCGCGGAGGAGACGTGCCGCCGTTTCTAGTCGGCATCACTTCCGTCAGCTTCACTCTGAGTCCCTTGCACCTGGAACTGGATAAA GCTGAACAGACTTTCAGAATCATTCTCGGACTCTGTCTACCCGATTCCTGCGACGTCGGGGACGTTCGACAGCTCTTCCTCTTCGCCCGGAACCTGCGCGAACACAATTCCTCCTCGGAGATAGTCGTCGAAACCGTCAGGAACCTTTCGAAGGGATACTCCCTCTGGGAAGACCCGATCTTCTACGTTCTAGC GATCGTTTTTGTCGTGGTCGTTGTTTTCGTCTGTCTGGGCACTTTCTACGACGTTTCTCTGAGGTATCGGGTATTACGTTCGAGGAGAAACGTTCGGGACACGGGGAACACGATGATGGAGATGAAAACCATGCAGGCCGATCAGAACGTCGACAACGAGATCACGATCGCGAAGCTGTGGTCGGTGAAGGAGCACAATGGCGCCATGG ACGTGAAAACCACGAAAACCGCCCCGAAACCGCTGTCGGAGGCGCTGTTATCTTTCAGCCTTCTGTTGAATTTATCGAAACTCTGCAGCCTCGATGTCGGCGACGACACTTTGGCTCCGATTCACGGACTCCGATTCATTTCCATGCTGTGGATCGTCCTGGTGCACACTTGTCTGACGGTAAACGTGGTCTCTG AGGCTAAATCGTTCAAGTCTAACGCGGAGAGAGACTTCTTCTACCAGACGATCAGCAACGGTACCTACGGCGTGGACACCTTCTTCTTCATGAG CGGATGCCTGGTCTCGTTTCTCTACCTACGCACGATCACGAAAACAGCCATGCAGAAGATGAAATTGCTGAGGAACAATTGCGGCGCGTTTCTACAGTTCCTAGGAATGGTTTCGTACCGGTACTTTCGCCTAACTCCACCCTATCTCATAGTGATAGGTCTGATCGAGGTGTCGAGTTCCTGGTACTACAACCACACCATGCTCGACCTGTACACGCTCGATTACGAGAACTGTAGACGATTCTGGTGGAGAAACGCTCTCTACGTGAACACATACTTCGACATGGACGAACGG TGCATGGTGTGGAGCTGGTACCTGGCGAACGACACGCTATTCTACATCGTTGGAGCGATCATTCTCATAATCGGAGTGAG GCTACTTCCGGTGGCAGCGCTCGCGACGGCCATGATCCTGATCGTGTCCTGGATCGTTACGGCGACCATCGCGCTGCACACGAAGCATGTGCCAAG CATAGTGGACCCGTTTGCTCACTACGAGAGCCTCTACGACAAGCCTTGGTCGAGGATCGGGCCGTATCTGCTGGGGATGGTGGCTGGCTGGTACCTCTACAAGTCGAATTGCAGCCTGAAGATGCCTAAG GCGGTCGCATTTGCTTGTTGGATCTTCTCTTTCTTCGTCATGCTGAGTATAGTGTACGGACTTTACGGAAACAGCTACGGTCCATTCATGTCCGCGGTGTACACCGCGTTGTCGCATTCAGGATGGGCGGTCGCAGTCGGTTGGGTCCTGATCGCTTGCGTCGCCGGTCACGGTG GTATCGTGAACAAAATACTGTCTTGGAGGTTTCTGTACCCGCTGTCCAGACTGAGCTACTGCGTCTATTTGGTTCATCCTGCGATCATACGAGCGGTAATCTTGAAAGGAGAAAGTTCGTTGCACTTGACGCTGGGATTAATG GGAGTACTGTTCTTCGGGTTCACGATAGCCTCGTACGCCGTGGCGTTGGTCATCAGCCTGCTCTTCGAGGCTCCCATGGTGTCTCTGCTGAGGATAGTCCATCCTCTGCGAGCCTGGAACAAGTAG
- the LOC143359482 gene encoding nose resistant to fluoxetine protein 6-like: MKRSWIPVLFAFTFAFVSSATSSSNVSQNPAEELLAGHSVRIPVDIRDNNWTTIAEELDIFNVRHLANNWTEGRYPVQEECAKDLTRYIQGLKRHEGWALKADDASGRYTNSFFWGNSYYVGSSTECAYINENYVKKMKEVANAGTEEAAEFNAEPHKRNSGLSGNNLWTESTVVKPPYKLGFYMMTISINATVSPVTRTIYLGVCLPFSCTASDVPVIAKLAASELAANHSIIEKVRDQHDMYNMYEDPTFWALTGISIGVFVLMAIGSGYDVYVTRKYARRNVIYDLERHAKLEQLAGRNQKSLSAFQGKVYLPVPAAEAIIGAPQPLPVNNNNDHEGSLRSSTPEVYKFSVIEELLLSFSVPANVKIICDGKVGGDTISTIHGLRVISMAWVILGHTCITAFKYADNMEYRKVVERKFLFQTITNGAFSVDTFFFMGGLLVSFLFFRTNAKGDLKTLTQGTRGFVSGSLKFIGLLMYRFFRLTATYMYVLGVVQIAMKWFHSNSVFEPPSADHYNCPNYWWRNLLYINTLFPVDQMCMIWSWYVADDTQFYIVGAVILVLATNHFKIATFALTTLLLSSWLTTGYIALVNNHMPSSDDPLALFDKIYDKPWTRLGPYLIGMSMGYFLFKTDCKIKMTKTTICVGWLLSSASLLSLLYGLYEADLSPLMAAAYSSLSHSIWALGLSWIVIACSTGYGGYVNSILSAPILYPVSRITYCAYLIHPLVIRLTALNLDSPFHLGNYTMAITFLGQMVLSYVLAFIISLSFEAPIVSMLKILSPKKRKRIQ; the protein is encoded by the exons ATGAAGCGCTCGTGGATCCCGGTTCTGTTCGCGTTTACGTTCGCGTTCGTCTCCTCCGCGACGTCCTCCTCGAACGTGTCGCAGAATCCGGCTGAGGAGCTGCTCGCCGGACACTCGGTGAGAATTCCCGTGGACATCCGAGACAACAACTGGACCACCATTGCGGAGGAGTTGGATATCTTCAACGTGCGTCATCTTGCCAACAACTGGACCGAGGGACGGTATCCCGTGCAGGAGGAGTGCGCGAAAGATCTCACCAGGTACATCCAGGGACTGAAGAGGCACGAGGGATGGGCCCTGAAAG CGGACGATGCCTCGGGCCGTTACACCAACAGCTTCTTCTGGGGAAACTCTTACTACGTCGGTTCCTCGACCGAGTGCGCCTACATCAACGAGAATTACGTGAAGAAAATGAAGGAAGTTGCGAACGCCGGGACGGAGGAAGCCGCGGAATTCAACGCGGAACCGCACAAGAGGAATTCGGGCCTGAGCGGGAACAACCTTTGGACCGAGTCGACGGTCGTCAAGCCGCCGTACAAGCTCGGTTTCTACATGATGACGATTTCGATAAACGCCACCGTGTCTCCAGTG ACCAGGACCATCTATCTGGGTGTGTGTCTACCATTTTCGTGCACCGCCTCCGATGTCCCGGTGATAGCGAAGCTGGCCGCGAGCGAACTCGCGGCGAACCACTCGATCATCGAGAAGGTCCGGGACCAGCACGACATGTACAATATGTACGAAGACCCCACGTTCTGGGCGCTGAC GGGCATAAGCATCGGAGTTTTCGTGCTAATGGCGATCGGTTCCGGATACGACGTGTACGTGACGCGAAAATACGCTCGAAGAAACGTGATCTACGACTTGGAGAGGCACGCGAAGCTCGAGCAACTAGCCGGCAGAAATCAAAAGTCGTTAAGTG CTTTTCAAGGTAAGGTCTACCTTCCTGTTCCAGCGGCTGAAGCTATCATTGGCGCTCCCCAACCGTTACCGGTTAATAATAACAACGATCACGAGGGTAGTCTACGGTCGAGTACGCCGGAGGTGTACAAATTCA GCGTGATCGAGGAGCTGCTACTGTCCTTCTCGGTTCCCGCGAACGTGAAGATCATCTGCGACGGGAAAGTCGGCGGGGACACGATCAGCACGATCCACGGCCTCCGTGTGATATCGATGGCGTGGGTGATCCTCGGGCACACCTGCATCACCGCGTTCAAGTATGCCGACAACATGGAGTACCGGAAGGTCGTCGAGAGGAAATTCTTATTCCAGACGATCACGAACGGCGCGTTCAGCGTAGACACGTTCTTCTTCATGGGCGGGCTGCTGGTCAGCTTCCTGTTCTTCCGTACGAACGCGAAGGGCGACCTGAAGACGCTCACCCAGGGTACACGGGGTTTCGTATCCGGCAGCCTGAAATTTATCGGGCTGCTGATGTACCGATTCTTTAGGCTGACCGCCACGTACATGTACGTGCTGGGAGTGGTTCAGATCGCGATGAAATGGTTCCACTCGAATTCGGTGTTCGAGCCGCCATCCGCGGATCATTATAACTGTCCGAATTATTGGTGGAGGAACTTACTTTATATCAATACCTTGTTCCCGGTCGACCAAATG TGCATGATCTGGAGTTGGTACGTCGCGGACGACACTCAGTTTTACATCGTCGGAGCAGTGATACTGGTCCTGGCGACGAACCACTTCAAAATCGCAACGTTCGCGCTCACTACTTTGCTGCTCAGCTCCTGGCTGACCACCGGCTACATTGCCCTGGTGAACAACCATATGCCGAGCTCCGACGATCCTCTAGCGCTCTTCGACAAGATCTACGACAAACCGTGGACCAGACTGGGACCTTATCTGATAGGCATGTCGATGGGCTACTTCCTGTTCAAGACTGAttgcaaaataaagatgacCAAG ACGACCATCTGCGTGGGCTGGCTCCTCTCCTCGGCCAGTCTCCTCAGCTTGCTTTACGGCTTGTACGAAGCAGACCTCAGCCCCCTAATGGCCGCCGCTTATTCCTCGTTGAGCCACAGCATCTGGGCGCTCGGCTTGTCGTGGATCGTAATCGCGTGCAGCACGGGTTACGGAG GGTATGTTAACAGTATCCTGTCGGCACCGATCCTGTACCCAGTCAGCAGAATAACATACTGCGCATACTTGATACATCCGCTCGTGATCCGGCTAACAGCTTTGAACTTGGACTCGCCGTTTCACTTAGGGAACTACACTATG GCGATCACATTTCTTGGACAAATGGTGCTATCCTACGTGCTGGCCTTTATTATATCGTTATCCTTCGAGGCTCCTATAGTGAGCATGCTGAAGATACTTTCTCCGAAGAAACGGAAACGCATACAATAA
- the LOC143360079 gene encoding 26S proteasome non-ATPase regulatory subunit 5, with protein sequence MAEWLQSSIVRLGELNSIEEKKDVLAEIKIRLGSLNNRESEQVARSLDYGQLFTQLTSDDREFVNEICDILKTLFTLSEPGDVHERYVTHMSRLITHSDAVVRSLILHEILCVVSNPRLLPLLLTDTSLLLAVIDRIADDNLTVAKCAMRIMKEIGKNANEAQIKHTFELLKNYTKSLDKDDTICFRIYEVVVDIAKASKQGLDAAVQSGFLNTLFDTLESEDILLQVNALEVLTQLALTEDGLSYLEQQDVLRKLVQKIAQANENPLSNLLIPGLMKFFGNVARHWPNEIFSKYPVVVSSLFEVIESGDQALLGVALDTLGHVSVSAEGKYALQALGDAMPCALKKISEVIQRMPTALRIRGLENLALVLDVKKAEQDNRILSLTKSWFDCLCDEPLGMIVGICRQPFADIRQAGLEVLAVVAAQTWGQEYISVFPGLVEFLLDRNVESFKECKEAKYEVVRQLSQAESNIFDASTMQKFVEFVNQGPHHVEIITEVATDGAQ encoded by the exons ATGGCGGAGTGGTTGCAGTCAAGTATCGTTCGTCTTGGCGAATTAAATTCTATAGAAGAGAAAAAGGATGTTTTGGCGGAGATCAAAATCAGATTGGGAAGTTTGAATAACAGAGAATCCGAACAGGTCGCTCGAAGTCTCGATTATGGCCAATTGTTTACTCAATTAACCTCGGACGATAG AGAATTTGTGAATGAAATATGCGACATTTTAAAGACACTGTTCACCTTGTCGGAGCCTGGAGACGTACACGAAAGATACGTGACTCACATGTCTCGATTGATAACTCATTCCGATGCCGTGGTCAGGTCGCTGATATTACATGAAATATTGTGTGTCGTGTCCAATCCTCGGTTGCTGCCACTGTTGCTTACGGATACATCTTTATTACTAGCCGTTATAGATAGAATCGCGGATGACAATTTGACAGTAGCTAAATGTGCAATGCGTATAATGAAGGAAATTGGCAAAAATGCGAACGAAGCGCAAATAAAACACACCTTCGAATTATTAAAGAATTATACTAAATCGCTAGACAAAGACGACACCATTTGTTTTCGTATCTACGAAGTTGTAGTGGATATAGCAAAGGCTTCGAAACAGGGACTAGATGCTGCCGTACAATCAGGATTCTTAAACACTCTATTCGACACTCTGGAAAGCGAGGATATATTACTTCAAGTAAACGCATTAGAGGTGTTGACGCAACTGGCACTAACGGAAGATGGATTGAGCTATCTGGAGCAGCAAGACGTACTGAGGAAGCTTGTACAGAAGATAGCTCAAGCCAACGAGAATCCACTGTCGAATCTGTTGATTCCAGGATTGATGAAGTTTTTTGGAAATGTCGCGCGTCATTGGCCTAACGAAATTTTCTCAAAATACCCAGTTGTAGTGTCTTCGTTGTTCGAGGTGATAGAGAGCGGGGACCAAGCTCTTCTCGGCGTTGCATTGGACACGCTCGGACACGTTTCTGTAAGCGCAGAGGGTAAATACGCTTTACAAGCTCTGGGAGATGCAATGCCATGCGCACTCAAGAAAATTTCGGAAGTTATACAGAGAATGCCCACAGCGTTAAGAATCCGTGGATTAGAAAATTTAGCCCTCGTACTGGATGTGAAGAAGGCGGAGCAAGACAACAGAATTCTGTCGTTAACGAAGTCATGGTTCGACTGCCTTTGCGACGAACCGCTGGGTATGATCGTAGGAATATGCAGACAACCGTTCGCTGATATCAGACAAGCAGGGTTGGAAGTGCTAGCGGTTGTAGCGGCGCAAACCTGGGGTCAGGAGTACATATCTGTTTTTCCGGGTCTAGTCGAGTTCTTGCTAGACAGAAACGTCGAGAGCTTCAAGGAGTGCAAGGAAGCGAAATACGAAGTGGTTAGACAACTGTCCCAGGCCGAGTCGAACATATTCGACGCGAGCACCATGCAGAAGTTTGTAGAATTCGTGAACCAAGGACCACACCATGTTGAAATCATCACCGAAGTGGCAACGGATGGTGCCCAATAA
- the Tfam gene encoding mitochondrial transcription factor A — MAGFGRCILSADTRNLLSRRSCLLKISQSFRQSTIKQTEQVDLPTKPKRPQPSFLLFLQSIRPKLMEENPDMKAMEVVRKASTDWNNMDPAVKETYKNQYSQKYEEYLENLKQYKESLTDQQKELLAEQKKKSKEKTDAMNIKRKMDLFQKPKKPQNAFLLFLDSKRKIDNPRENLKSWVCDTTEKWKKMSNEQKERFYSESSKLMEQYKEDLIKWEQNMINLGHPDIVRRSSLQKAKVEEES, encoded by the exons ATGGCAGGATTTGGAAGATGTATACTGTCTGCGGACACAAGAAATTTGTTAAGCAGAAG AAGCTGCTTGTTGAAAATCTCCCAGAGTTTTCGACAAAGTACAATAAAGCAAACAGAACAAGTTGACCTCCCAACAAAACCAAAAAGACCACAACCATCTTTTCTTTTATTCTTACAAAGTATTAGGCCAAAATTAATGGAAGAAAACCCTGACATGAAAGCAATGGAAGTAGTACGAAAAGCTTCCACAGATTGGAATAACATGGATCCAGCTGTTAAAGAAACTTACAAAAATCAATATAGTCAGAAATACGAAGAATATTTGGAAAACTTAAAACAATATAAGGAATCATTAACAGACCAACAAAAAGAGTTACTGGCAGAACAGAAAAAGAAATCTAAAGAAAAAACGGATGCAATGAATATTAAACGG AAAATGGACTTGTTTCAAAAGCCAAAAAAACCGCAAAACGCATTCCTACTATTTTTGGATTCTAAGAGGAAAATTGATAATCCACGTGAGAATCTTAAG AGCTGGGTATGCGATACAACAGAAAAATGGAAGAAGATGTCAAATGAACAGAAAGAACGTTTTTATAGTGAATCATCAAAGCTAATGGAGCAATATAAGGAAGACCTTATCAAGTGGGAACAAAATATGATAAATTTAGGCCATCCAGATATTGTAAGACGTAGCAGCCTACAGAAGGCCAAAGTGGAGGAAGAGAGTTAG
- the LOC143360091 gene encoding uncharacterized protein LOC143360091 produces the protein MEDIKARRDARRRRILENAEKRLLKITGSNGDTKSEDISSQTSFMCRGMQEEKTQQNINGIISEKYYDGIKDTNILEPDNVCNNMMIPPKDKYNDTRTETEEVGSTLTPTRISPPLLPMNRINYILLAFIVNILLALELDYLFGKTAVAPYLPVMLVRLYNCLSTQATQDGSLLYTALILCNIKPEVTYQFKKFATVFYLMIEDLALYVFSFTAIYYTFSHCLYKTDTPTILNV, from the exons ATGGAAGACATCAAAGCAAGACGAGACGCGAGAAGGAGGCGAATTTTAGAAAATGCAGAAAAGCGTTTGTTGAAAATTACTGGTTCCAATGGCGATACCAAATCAGAag ATATATCTAGTCAAACTTCATTTATGTGTAGAGGAATGCAAGAGGAGAAAACACAACAAAATATAAACGGTATAATATCAG AAAAATACTATGATGGAATTAAGGATACAAATATTCTCGAGCCAGACAATGTTTGTAACAATATGATGATCCCTCCAAAAGATAAATATAACGATACTAGAACAGAAACTGAAGAAGTTGGTAGCACTCTTACACCAACAAGAATCTCACCACCGTTATTGCCAATGAATCGTATAAATTATATACTACTAGCTTTTATTGTCAATATACTGCTAGCATTAGAACTAGATTATTTATTTGGAAAG ACGGCTGTTGCACCATACCTTCCAGTGATGCTGGTTCGTTTATACAACTGTCTAAGTACACAAGCAACGCAAGATGGTAGCCTCTTGTATACCGCTTTGATCTTATGCAATATTAAACCCGAAGTAActtatcaatttaaaaaatttgcgaCTGTATTTTACTTGATGATCGAGGATTTGGCTCTCTACGTTTTTAGTTTTACCGCGATATATTATACCTTTTCCCACTGCTTGTACAAAACTGATACTCCAACTATTCTAAATGTATAA
- the Caf1-55 gene encoding chromatin assembly factor 1 p55 subunit translates to MGDKDGETFDDAVEERVINEEYKIWKKNTPFLYDLVMTHALEWPSLTAQWLPDVTRPEGKDYSVHRLILGTHTSDEQNHLLIASVQLPNEDAQFDASHYDNEKGEFGGFGSVSGKIEIEIKINHEGEVNRARYMPQNPCVIATKTPSSDVLVFDYTKHPSKPDPNGECQPDLRLRGHQKEGYGLSWNPNLNGYLLSASDDHTICLWDINAPPKENRVIDAKTIFTGHTAVVEDVAWHLLHESLFGSVADDQKLMIWDTRCNNTSKPSHTVDAHTAEVNCLSFNPYSEFILATGSADKTVALWDLRNLKLKLHSFESHKDEIFQVQWSPHNETILASSGTDRRLHVWDLSKIGEEQSSEDAEDGPPELLFIHGGHTAKISDFSWNPNEPWVICSVSEDNIMQVWQMAENIYNDEEPDTPASELEAGAS, encoded by the exons ATGGGAGATAAAGACGGCG AGACTTTCGACGATGCCGTGGAAGAAAGAGTTATCAACGAAGAGTAcaaaatatggaagaaaaaCACCCCCTTTTTGTACGATCTTGTAATGACACATGCTCTCGAGTGGCCATCCTTGACCGCTCAATGGCTGCCCGACGTTACTAGGCCAGAGGGGAAAGATTACTCGGTACACCGTCTTATTCTGGGTACGCATACTTCAGACGAACAGAATCATTTGCTCATCGCCAGTGTTCAATTGCCGAATGAAGATGCTCAATTCGACGCGTCTCATTACGATAACGAGAAAGGGGAGTTCGGTGGATTTGGGTCGGTCAGTGGTAAAATAGAAATCGAAATAAAGATAAACCACGAAGGAGAGGTGAATAGAGCACGGTATATGCCTCAGAATCCTTGCGTTATAGCGACTAAAACCCCATCCAGTGATGTTCTCGTGTTCGATTACACTAAACATCCCAGTAAACCAGACCCAAATGGCGAATGTCAGCCTGACTTAAG ATTGAGAGGACATCAGAAAGAAGGTTACGGCCTGTCGTGGAATCCAAATCTGAATGGATATTTGCTGAGCGCGTCCGACGATCATACGATCTGTCTGTGGGACATTAACGCGCCGCCGAAAGAAAACCGTGTTATCGACGCGAAAACCATATTCACAGGACACACCGCTGTAGTCGAGGATGTAGCATGGCACTTACTACACGAGTCTCTGTTCGGTTCGGTCGCGGACGACCAAAAGTTAATGATATGGGATACAAG GTGTAACAACACGAGCAAACCGAGTCACACGGTGGACGCTCACACCGCCGAAGTGAATTGTTTAAGTTTCAATCCGTACTCGGAATTCATCCTGGCGACCGGCAGCGCTGACAAGACCGTAGCGCTCTGGGATCTGAGGAATCTGAAGCTGAAGCTACATTCTTTCGAATCTCACAAGGACGAGATCTTCCAAGTCCAGTGGTCGCCGCACAACGAGACGATATTAGCTAGTAGCGGCACAGACAGGCGTCTACACGTATGGGATTTGAGTAAAATCGGCGAAGAGCAGTCCAGCGAGGATGCCGAGGACGGCCCACCCGAGTTACTG TTCATACACGGTGGCCACACCGCGAAGATCAGCGATTTCTCATGGAATCCAAACGAACCGTGGGTGATATGTTCAGTGTCGGAGGATAACATAATGCAGGTATGGCAAATGGCGGAAAACATTTACAACGACGAAGAGCCGGACACGCCAGCGAGCGAACTTGAAGCTGGTGCTTCATAA